From Ostreibacterium oceani, the proteins below share one genomic window:
- a CDS encoding L-threonylcarbamoyladenylate synthase encodes MSRVIYIHPETPQQRLINQAVDVLNDQGVIVLPTDSGYALATTVDNKKGQDRMAAIRQLEKNHYFSLLCADLSMISQYAKLDNAQYRLLKTATPGPYTFILQASVELPKRLFGNRRKTIGIRVPNHPIVQTLLTAFDGPLLSTTLILPDAEISELFAEDIYEKIAHQVDLIIDGGGTNFAPTTVLDMSDGMPPVLIRQGQGEVNAFL; translated from the coding sequence ATGTCACGAGTTATTTATATCCACCCTGAAACCCCGCAGCAGCGCCTAATCAACCAAGCGGTTGACGTACTCAATGACCAAGGCGTCATCGTATTGCCCACAGATTCAGGGTATGCGCTGGCAACGACTGTCGATAATAAAAAAGGCCAAGATCGGATGGCAGCCATTCGTCAGCTGGAAAAAAACCATTATTTTTCGCTACTTTGTGCGGATTTGTCGATGATATCGCAATACGCCAAACTCGATAATGCGCAGTATCGTCTGTTAAAGACGGCGACGCCAGGGCCCTATACCTTTATTTTGCAAGCAAGCGTAGAGTTACCTAAGCGACTGTTTGGTAATCGCCGCAAGACAATCGGTATCCGCGTGCCTAATCACCCGATTGTCCAAACCTTATTGACTGCATTTGATGGCCCCTTGTTATCAACGACGTTGATTTTGCCTGATGCCGAGATATCAGAATTATTTGCCGAAGATATTTACGAGAAAATTGCGCACCAAGTGGATTTGATTATTGATGGTGGTGGTACAAATTTCGCACCGACCACGGTATTGGATATGTCAGATGGCATGCCGCCAGTGCTGATTAGGCAAGGGCAAGGCGAGGTGAACGCGTTTTTGTAG
- the ubiA gene encoding 4-hydroxybenzoate octaprenyltransferase: MKPTLTAIIQLMRADRPIGTVLLAMPMLWALWLAADGSPSAFYTVIFLVGAWVMRSAGCVINDFADRKIDGHVQRTQQRPLVQGIISARGALIVFAGLLLIAFFLLLLLPARAMLPAVITVMLVLLYPLTKRFFDCPQLVLGMAFSCAILMVYITILGRLPVSAWLLMLASICWTLIYDTLYALVDAPDDAKIGVKSSARWFGRQTKTILLVLMGVFLGLMAIIGLINQMAGYYYLGLLLAAGCFCYQMQLYQQQTGEAFFAAFLNNQWVGVLIFLGIMLSYLP; this comes from the coding sequence ATGAAGCCAACCCTAACCGCTATTATTCAGCTGATGCGTGCCGATAGACCAATTGGTACGGTGTTGCTTGCAATGCCGATGCTATGGGCGTTGTGGCTGGCTGCAGACGGCAGCCCGTCGGCATTTTATACCGTGATTTTTTTAGTAGGTGCTTGGGTCATGCGCAGCGCAGGTTGTGTGATTAATGATTTTGCCGACCGAAAGATAGATGGGCATGTACAGCGAACACAGCAACGCCCGTTGGTCCAAGGCATAATCAGCGCGCGAGGGGCGTTGATTGTCTTTGCTGGTTTACTGCTCATTGCCTTTTTTCTGTTATTGTTGTTACCCGCTCGTGCGATGTTGCCTGCGGTAATCACGGTCATGCTCGTGTTGTTGTATCCATTGACAAAACGATTTTTTGATTGCCCACAATTAGTCCTTGGGATGGCATTTTCGTGCGCGATTTTGATGGTGTATATCACGATTTTGGGGCGTCTGCCTGTCTCAGCTTGGCTGTTGATGCTGGCATCTATCTGTTGGACGCTGATTTATGATACACTTTATGCCTTGGTTGATGCGCCAGACGACGCAAAAATTGGCGTCAAATCAAGCGCGCGGTGGTTTGGTCGGCAGACAAAAACGATATTGCTCGTGCTGATGGGGGTTTTTTTGGGATTAATGGCAATCATCGGATTAATCAATCAAATGGCGGGTTATTATTATCTGGGGTTATTGCTGGCGGCGGGGTGTTTTTGTTATCAAATGCAGTTGTATCAGCAGCAAACGGGTGAAGCGTTTTTTGCCGCGTTTTTGAATAACCAATGGGTTGGCGTGCTGATTTTTTTGGGCATTATGTTGAGCTACTTGCCCTAG